The genomic stretch CAATAATATTAGTAATCTCCGGCATCTTATTACCATCCTCTCTCGTTTTTAATTTTGTCAATGATTTTGTTTGCTTTTCCGGCAGCTTTCTCTTTTATTTCTTCCCCTTTTTGGCTGATATCACTGCCCACCTGCTGCAGTTTACCTTTTAGCTCCAACTGGTCCGAGTTCACTGCTTTTCCGGCAACCTCTTTGACCTTTCCTGATATATGATTGATCTGGTTATTAAATTTATTGTCCATAATAACACCTCTTTTCTGAATATCCTGAATGATAGAACATTCGTTAATCAGTAGTTTAGATATTAAAGTTTACTTACCT from Anaerocolumna sp. AGMB13020 encodes the following:
- a CDS encoding CsbD family protein, with product MDNKFNNQINHISGKVKEVAGKAVNSDQLELKGKLQQVGSDISQKGEEIKEKAAGKANKIIDKIKNERGW